The following are encoded in a window of Anas platyrhynchos isolate ZD024472 breed Pekin duck chromosome 30, IASCAAS_PekinDuck_T2T, whole genome shotgun sequence genomic DNA:
- the LOC139999812 gene encoding olfactory receptor 14C36-like, with protein MSNSSSITKFLLLPFADTRELQLLHFVLFLGIYLAALLGNGLILTAVACDHRLHTPMYFFLLNLALLDVGCISTTVPKAMANSLWDTRTISYAGCAAQVFLYPFLISAEFSILTIMAYDCYIAICKPLHYGSLLGSRACAQMAAAAWGSGVLYALLHTANTFSLPLCQGNAVDQFFCEVPQILKLSCSHSYFRKVWVLLAGVCLAFGCFVFIILSYVQIFRAVLRMPSEHSRHKAFSMCLPHLFVVSLFLNTAMFAYLKPPSISSPSLNVLVAVLYSVIPPAVNPLIYSMRNQELKVAVRRAISQMFLKNDYFPFFLQK; from the coding sequence atgtccaacagcagctccatcaccaagttcctcctcctgccatttgcagacacacgcgagctgcagctcctgcacttcgtgctcttcctgggcatctacctggctgccctcctgggcaacggcctcatcctcaccgctgtagcctgtgaccaccgcctccacacccccatgtacttcttcctcctcaacctcgccctcctcgacgtgggctgcatctccaccactgtccccaaagccatggccaattccctctgggacaccaggaccatttcctatgcaggatgtgctgcacaggtctttctttaTCCCTTCCTGATATCAGCAGAGTTTTcaattctcaccatcatggcctatgactgctacattgccatctgcaagcccctgcactatgggagcctcctgggcagcagagcttgtgcccagatggcagcagctgcctggggcagtggggttctctatgctctgctgcacactgccaatacattttccctgcccctctgccaaggcaatgctgtggaccagttcttctgtgaagtcccccagatcctcaagctctcttgcTCACACTCCTACTTCAGGAAAGTTTGGGTTCTTCTGGCTGGTGTCTGTTTAGcatttggctgttttgtttttatcatacTGTcatatgtgcagatcttcagggccgtgctgaggatgcctTCTGAGCAtagccggcacaaagccttttccatgtgcctcccCCACCTGTTTGTGGTCTCCCTTTTTCTCAATActgccatgtttgcctacctgaagcctccctccatctcctccccatccttgAATGTgttggtggcagttctgtactcagtgattcctccagcagtgaaccctctaatctacagcatgaggaaccaggagctcaaggttgCTGTTAGGAGAGCAATTTCACAGATGTTTCTTAAGAatgattattttcccttctttctccagaaatga
- the LOC119714675 gene encoding olfactory receptor 14J1-like, protein MSNSSSITEFLLLPFADTRELQLLHFTLFLGIYLAALLGNGLILTAVACNPHLHTPMYFFLLNLAFLDLGCISTTVPKAMANSLHDTRAISYAGCAAQVFLFSFLMSAEYFILTIMSYDRYAAICKPLHYGSLLGSRACAQMAAAAWGSGILYAVLHTPNTFSLPLCQGNAVDQFFCEIPQILKISCSRSYLRSFWVLVIGACLASMCFVFILFSYVQIFRAVLRMPSEQGRHKAFSTCLPHLFVVSLFISTAFFAYLKLPSISSPSLNLVMAVLYSVMPPTLNPLIYSMRNKELKWAIRKMIS, encoded by the coding sequence atgtccaacagcagctccatcaccgagttcctcctcctgccattcgcagacacacgggagctgcagctcctgcacttcacgctcttcctgggcatctacctggctgccctcctgggcaacggcctcatcctcaccgccgtagcctgcaatccccacctccacacccccatgtacttcttcctcctcaaccttgccttcctcgacctgggctgcatctccaccactgtccccaaagccatggccaattcccttcATGATACTagggccatctcctatgcaggatgtgctgcacaggtctttcttttttcctttctgatgtcagcagagtattttattctcaccatcatgtccTACGACCGCTAtgctgccatctgcaagcccctgcactatgggagcctcctgggcagcagagcttgtgcccagatggcagcagctgcctggggcagtgggattctttatgctgtgctgcacactcccaatacattttccctgcctctctgccaaggcaatgctgtggaccagttcttctgtgagatcccccagatcctgaAGATCTCCTGCTCACGCTCCTACCTGAGGAGTTTTTGGGTGCTTGTGATTGGTGCCTGTTTAGCGtccatgtgttttgttttcattcttttttcttatgtgcagatcttcagggctgtgctgaggatgccctcagaACAGGGgcgacacaaagccttttccacatgcctccctcacctgtttgtggtctccctgtttatCAGCACTGCATTTTTTGCTTATCTGAAgctcccctccatctcctctccatccctaaACCTGGTgatggcagttctgtactctgTGATGCCTCCAACattgaaccccctcatctacagcatgaggaacaaagaGCTCAAGTGGGCTATTAGGAAAATGATTTCATGA
- the LOC139999910 gene encoding olfactory receptor 14A16-like, producing MSNSSSITEFLLLPFADTRELQLLHFTLFLGIYLAALLGNGLILTTIACNHNLHTPMYFFLLNLALLDLGCISTTVPKAMANSLWDTRAISYSGCAAQVFLFLFLISAEFFLLTVMAYDRYVAICKLLHYGTLLGSRACAQMAAAAWGSGVLCALLHTANTFSLPLCGGNAVDQFFCEVPQILKLSCSHSYLRNAWVLMIGACLASMCFVFIIFSYVQIFRAVLRMPSEQGQHKAFSTCLPHLFVVSLFVITGLFAYMKPSSISFPAQDLMVSFLYSVMPPAVNPLIYNMRNQELKGAIRKMISGMFLKSDKLPLFLHK from the coding sequence atgtccaacagcagctccatcaccgagttcctcctcctgccatttgcagacacacgggagctgcagctcctgcacttcacgctcttcctgggcatctacctggctgccctcctgggcaacggcctcatcctcaccaccATAGCCTGCAACCAcaacctccacacccccatgtacttcttcctcctcaacctcgccctcctcgacctgggctgcatctccaccactgtccccaaagccatggccaattccctctgggataccagggccatttcctactcaggatgtgctgcacaggtctttctgtttcttttcttgatatcagcagagttttttcttctcactgtcatggcctatgaccgctacgttgccatctgcaagctcctgcactacgggaccctcctggggagcagagcttgtgcccagatggcagcagctgcctggggcagtggggttctctgtgctctgctgcacactgccaatacattttccctgcccctctgtggaggaaatgctgtggaccagttcttctgtgaagtcccccagatcctcaagctctcctgctcacactcctacCTCAGGAATGCTTGGGTACTTATGATTGGTGCCTGTTTAGCGtccatgtgttttgttttcattattttttcttatgtgcagatcttcagggccgtgctgaggatgccttctgagcagggccagcacaaagccttttccacgtgcctccctcacctgtttgtggtctccctgtttgtcatCACTGGACTTTTTGCCTACATGAAGCCCTCCTCAATCTccttcccagcccaggacctgatggtgtcatttctgtactcagtgatgcctccagcagtgaaccccctcatctacaacatgaggaaccaggagctcaagggtgCCATTAGGAAAATGATTTCAGGGATGTTTCTGAAAAGTGATAAATTACCACTTTTTCTCCACAAATGA